AGTTGGTGAAGCAGTTGCTATTTTAAACCTTACCCCTAAGGCAGCTTCTCCAATCGTAGAAAAAGTGTTGAAGTCTGCATTGGCTAATGCAGAGCACAACTATGAGATGGATGTTAATAACCTTGTCGTATCGGAAGCTTACGCTAACGAAGGACCAACGTTGAAACGTTTCCGTCCACGTGC
The sequence above is drawn from the Mesobacillus boroniphilus genome and encodes:
- the rplV gene encoding 50S ribosomal protein L22, with the protein product MQAKAVARTVRIAPRKARLVLDLIRGKQVGEAVAILNLTPKAASPIVEKVLKSALANAEHNYEMDVNNLVVSEAYANEGPTLKRFRPRAMGRASAINKRTSHITIVLSEKKEG